A region of the Silene latifolia isolate original U9 population chromosome 9, ASM4854445v1, whole genome shotgun sequence genome:
CTGTTGCCCCTGACTTGGATTATCTTAGTTATCCGGCTATGGAGGGTGGTAAGTTTTCTTCCCTGCGTTCAATTCAAACTATAATAGTATGTAAATCAGATTTCAATGAAAACTTACTCGTGTTGTACATAGTGGCTGACTGGGCTTGTGATCCTAATGCCAACGGGTCGGCTGACTGTATTGCAGCTTTCATGGCCTTGCCAGATGAGGAGAGGGTGTGGCCTGCTTGTCTTGGTCAAGAACCCCTGCCTCGCTTCAGGAAGGCTAAGCTCAGTACTTATAAGGTTGCTAAAAGTGCCAAGGCTTTAGGAGCCTCATCATCAGGAAGCAATTCTTTGTCTTTTATATGTAGATTTTAATGCCTAAGCATATGTTAGTATTGCTGATATAGAATTTCGTCGTGTAGCTACTAGGGCTTCTGCAAGGATTGCTAGCTTTGGCTTGTCCCTGGTAAAGGCAGGTGTTTCCCAGATTCCAGGAGAAAAGTCCCAGAGTAGCGAGGCTACATGGAGTGACAGTACGCTTCAAATCCAGGTCCCTGCTTATCAGGCTCAATTGGTGTATCCTCCGCAGGTTGTGGTTAATGTTAATGAGCCCAGTCAAGCTGGCAAAAGAAAAAGGTCGGATGAGGTTTCTGAAAGAGTTGGTGGTGAAGGTGTGAGTGAGGTCAGAGCTAGGCTTGCTGATATTGAATTTGTCGAGGAACAAATCCAGGCTCATTCTTTCCTTGTTGATGATCCTTTTATAAATATCAGGCCGAGGAAATGTCTGCTCAGGCAGTAGCTGCTATGTGTCGTTCCAGGGATTGTGCTGCTAATTTTGTTACTATGCTGCAGGAGGTTTAATTCTTTTTCCCTTAGTTTTATTTTACTTGTTTGTTTCTTGCTACAGCTTGCCTTATTCGTGAATTTCTTGCAGAATGTGAACGACATGCTAAGGGGTGCCTGTGAGCTGAAATCTTCGAATGCTAAGAATGAGACTTTGGACTTAAAGGTGCAATGCCTGAAGAAGGACGCCGAATCTTTGAAGACGGATTTGGAAGTGTTGAAATGGGAGAAtgagtctttaaagaaggagaatAAGGTACGCAAGGTAAGGTTGGTTATTGAAACATCCAAATTGGGGTCTGTTCAAAATGTTGTGAAGTCCATCACTactacaaaacaaacaaagaggaCAGTTCAAAACCGTCCTTAAATCTTAAAACATCCGTCCTTAATTCACCCGTCCTCGTTGCCTAAGAGGACGGTTAGAGTGAAGTCAAACCGTCCTCTTTTATTTTTAAAAAGAGGACGGTTGTAGATTTGAACCGTCTTCTTTTCATTTACAAAGAGGACGGTTGCGCCTCTCAACCGTCTTGTTTTAAATTCACGGCGCGCGTAATTTTGGCGCCAACTTCAGCACGCTTTCTCTTGGAACCGTCTTCTACAcaatttttttgaaatgaaattaGCGCGAATTTATGAATATTTCCCGCAAAATTTGGCGCGCATCCATGCTCTTTGACAAATAGATTTTTGAAATGGAAATTTTTTTATTCATACGCTATAGAACAAAAGTTGTATAGCTTAAATATTATATCCGGCTACATTTCAACAATTCTTACATTTATACTCTAAATCCAAGCAAACAAAACGGAATAAGGTTTGAACCTCCAAAATAAAAACTATCAAGAATtgatttttttaacacaattacATTAGTTGAGCCTAAATACTTTACACGCTGCCATCAAATACTTGCGCCTTAAACTCCAATGCATATTTAGCCCAAATTGACCGCACCTCATTAATTTGCTCAACCGAAGTCTTTGGGGCTTTAATCATGAACTACATACAAAGTAAccaaaaaacacaattataattaTTTACATATCAACACGTCTAATATAATCAAACACTAGATAAGAAAAGAAGCCTAACCCCATGGAAGTATTCGTTACCCCATGCTGCAAATAAACTGTCTTCCTTGAATCACGTCTGAAGAAACATGGATTTCAGCAATCAAAATGGTGACATTCATTATAACAACCTTGCCAGCCAATCCTTTTATCCACAAAAAAAGAGGATAATGGGGAAAAAAATTGAACATGATAAAAGCTGAGCAACCAATAAACATAAATCAATACCTAGGGATTCTTTCAAGAATAAGAATATAACCATCACCTGTAACCACATGAATAGCTCTTCATAAGGATACCTGAATGGTTTGAATAATTAGCAAATTAAGTACACATTTCAAAGCACTCTATTAGCTCAGAATGCATCTAACTAGCAAAAACTAGCAAAATAGAACGAGAAACGCCTAATTCATGTGCTTTAGATATGagcatcatcaaaaatcaatcttACCCAAGCTCCGTTATGACATCTTGACACGTTCGGGCATTTGTATTCAATGGATGATAAGTAATATTCCTCTCAATCGGTGCAGCCTAACTCTCTCCCAGTACAATCGTAGGAACTGTCTCAACAGACTCACAAGTCATGTGATCACGATAGCTTTGAGAAGGAAAAGCCCATCCTGACAGAATGTCGAAAGCTTCTGAAGGCCAAGGAAGAAAATGGGCCACATTGTGCACCGCATTCAACATTGCTTCAATGAAAATTTCAGTACCAAGATGATGATTCTAAGACAGAcaagaaaaaaatgaaatttcTGCTACATAAAGCAATGTTTTCTAAGTTATACATGAACATTAACTTgacaaataataattatttaagaGAAATGCAAAGTAGAAACCTCTATAACTCCTCGCCTACGATCCATAGCACGATGAACAAAGTGTTCCTTTAAGCTTTGCAATTTTCTTGGAGGCTGAAGACGCCAAGGGAACTGAATAGGAGACAAGCTATTCCACATTAATAAAAGAAAATGAAAGAAGCAAAGGGCAAACAATAAAAAagatttataggaaagacaatccATGAACACGAATACCCAACCATTGTCAACTGCTTATCATGTTCCATCAAAGTGCTGGTCCCATTCTCATTTGAACTTCGAGATTTAGGAGACGCAGGCGAAGATTATCCATCATCTTCCCCTCCAGAAGAATAAACTACACTTGATGTATTAGTGTCTACAGGCAGCTCGTGAATCAACTGGTTAAATGAATAAACACCACTGCCAAATAACAAGTGATATGAACAAATCATATGTTGAGTATGGAGTTATAAATAATTTAGTTTAAAACATGGAGTCAAGTGGGCCTGCTGTCTTTTAATCAATGCGACTTAGTAACGACTTATGAAGCTTTTTAGATATTGATACCTTCTTCATTGATTCAGTTCTACTATATACTACTACTATATAGGGCTGCTGTCTTTTAAACTCACAGAATTGTTGACAATCATAAGATTTAATAACTAGTATCATGTCTTGCACTGTGTTTCTGGTAAACGACCACAACGGATGAGATTCGAGTAGAGAAACTAATATAAGGTCTACGATAACTAAGCATTAACTTTAGCTACTATGCTTCCTCATAAGTACACAACGAGAACATTTTAAGCTCAGGTTCCTTAATTGTAATTACCTTGCTTTGTAATTGCCATTAATTTACTTCAGTTAAGGAAGCTAGCCGCAAAAATGTGTTTAATACTGATCAGCCGAAAACAGCAAAAGAAGTAAATTTTTTTTAGTGGAAACAAGAACTAATCATCATTGGGTTTACAGGGTTTGCAATAATTTTGTTCAATGAGACGACCTACAAAGAAAACAGTAGACATTCCCAGATTATATTGAAATTGAAATGATCCAACACTTTTCCATTATAAGGGTCCGTCACATGATAATCTTactataaaaccgtcttacaaaACAGCGCACAGTTAGAAAGCTTGATAAATAAAGCAAGATCAACAAATTCACACATATGCAGGAGCAAATTAAGGGGATTGGGGATAACAGCAATATGTATTCTATGAAGAATTGATATGATTGTTCAATTTAATGAAATCAATTTGTATGAAATAATATATGAACACACAATACCTCGGTAAGGAGATGAAAAAAGGCGATTATCGGTGTTGCGGTAGGCGATGATGAAGGAGAGCGTGGTGGCGGTGGTTGGAGAGGCGCGATGGTGGTAGCGTTATGCTAGGTGACGGTGGTAACGAAAAGCGGTGATGGTGGTTATATGCTAGGGTAGATTGTGTGTGAATAAAATGGGAAGACAAACGAGCAATAAGAGGGAATACGCGAGAATTTGATTATCACTATTAAAGAATAAGACGGCTCTAGTAAATAACCGTCCTGTACATTACAACGAGGACGCTTCTATTGACCAACCGTCCTTGTTACATTTACCACGAGGACG
Encoded here:
- the LOC141598406 gene encoding uncharacterized protein LOC141598406; the encoded protein is MEHDKQLTMFPWRLQPPRKLQSLKEHFVHRAMDRRRGVIENHHLGTEIFIEAMLNAVHNVAHFLPWPSEAFDILSGWAFPSQSYRDHMTCESVETVPTIVLGES